From the genome of Candidatus Roizmanbacteria bacterium, one region includes:
- a CDS encoding glycosyltransferase family 4 protein, producing MKILMVTPYVPYPPSSGGQIRTFNLLKYLSKRNYIVLVALYKKDSEKEYLSALKQYCDEVYLCKRPEKPWQLKTILKALFTLKPFLIARNFSHEAQHTIEQLLKDEKFDVIHSETFYVMPHLPATKTPVFLVEQTIEFEVYQHFVDSLPFILRPILYIDILKLRYWEKFYWKRATLMATVSNTDRDTVMKVAPELDPVVIPNGAGEDMVIERLGKKPLNQLKLLFQGNFSWLQNVEAAEFLINSVYPTLRKNFPHMQLIIAGQHAKKIKRSHPEISIVEIPIHDTQTVIKLYKEAYLFIAPIFGPGGTRLKLLAAMACGLPIISTKTGVSGLDVTDGENVLLANTPDEFASQIRKIIEDKDLYNSLRESAHTLILKKYSWKVIAKELENTYLKIKP from the coding sequence ATGAAAATTTTGATGGTTACGCCATATGTGCCATATCCTCCGTCATCAGGTGGTCAGATAAGAACTTTCAATCTACTAAAGTATTTGAGTAAAAGAAACTACATAGTTCTTGTTGCTCTCTATAAAAAAGACTCTGAGAAAGAGTACCTGTCAGCACTTAAACAGTACTGCGATGAGGTATATCTCTGCAAGCGACCAGAAAAACCTTGGCAACTTAAAACAATCTTAAAAGCCCTCTTTACGCTTAAGCCATTTCTTATTGCTCGCAATTTTTCACACGAGGCACAGCATACTATTGAACAACTGCTTAAAGATGAAAAGTTTGACGTAATTCATAGCGAAACCTTTTATGTGATGCCTCACTTACCTGCGACAAAGACTCCTGTTTTCCTAGTAGAACAGACTATTGAGTTTGAGGTATATCAACACTTCGTCGACTCGCTCCCATTTATACTCCGCCCCATACTTTACATTGATATTCTGAAGTTAAGGTACTGGGAGAAGTTCTACTGGAAACGGGCGACACTTATGGCTACCGTTTCAAACACCGATAGAGATACCGTCATGAAGGTCGCGCCAGAACTTGACCCCGTCGTTATTCCAAACGGAGCCGGTGAAGACATGGTCATCGAAAGACTTGGTAAGAAACCCCTCAATCAGCTCAAACTCCTTTTCCAAGGAAACTTTTCCTGGCTTCAGAATGTTGAGGCAGCAGAATTTCTCATTAACTCTGTCTACCCTACCCTGAGGAAAAACTTTCCACATATGCAGCTAATAATCGCAGGGCAACACGCTAAGAAAATAAAACGAAGCCATCCTGAGATCTCCATTGTTGAGATTCCTATTCACGACACTCAAACCGTTATAAAACTCTACAAGGAAGCATATCTCTTTATAGCTCCAATATTTGGACCTGGTGGCACTCGACTGAAACTTCTTGCGGCTATGGCATGCGGTCTCCCCATAATCTCAACAAAGACAGGGGTTTCTGGTCTAGACGTTACCGATGGTGAAAACGTGTTATTGGCAAATACTCCTGATGAGTTCGCTTCGCAGATTCGAAAAATAATCGAGGATAAAGATCTCTATAACTCGCTGAGAGAAAGCGCACACAC
- a CDS encoding glycosyltransferase family 39 protein: MIKTKPNQKKGFTIFLFIVIAILTVGLRLYKLDTPLADFHSWRQADTASVARNFVDDGIDLLKPRYDDLSNIQSGIVNPHGYRMVEFPVYNAGIALLNTTNVCNIEVCGRLLSILAAVTTTMILFYLLLKEHGLLSAVMGSLTFAVSPFFVYFTRVVLPDPTAVAFAMSSIFFLYLFTENQKNRRLSLLWYFISLICFALAVLVKPTTIFYAVPLGYLFIRTYTWDVLKKPLIYIFWILAFVPLLLWRQYILQFPEGIPASEWLFTSVNTAGGLQNIFFKPSFFRWIFFERINNLLLGGFLTPFFILGALSRQKRYLSHSILLGSLAFLFIFQGGNVQHEYYQTMIFPALAMFVGIGISYLHTHSRQFISSTILIPVIMALYIFSVFISYYTVRNYYNYSGELVQISKIVRTLTSRNDLIVTDTLGDTTLLYLSERRGAPAVYKDLTVLKHDGYKYFVTQKIDVADEIISHKTHTPIFRSDKFVVFEL; encoded by the coding sequence ATGATAAAAACAAAGCCTAACCAGAAAAAGGGATTTACTATATTTTTATTTATTGTAATTGCGATCTTAACAGTTGGCTTACGACTTTATAAACTCGATACTCCTCTTGCAGACTTCCACTCTTGGAGACAGGCCGATACGGCATCTGTTGCTCGAAACTTCGTTGATGATGGAATCGATCTACTAAAGCCTCGGTATGACGATCTTTCAAATATTCAGTCTGGAATTGTTAATCCTCACGGATACCGAATGGTTGAGTTTCCTGTTTACAATGCTGGAATAGCCTTACTTAACACTACCAATGTTTGTAATATTGAGGTCTGCGGAAGGTTACTGTCGATTCTTGCAGCAGTAACAACTACAATGATTCTATTCTATCTTCTTCTTAAAGAACATGGCCTACTCTCTGCCGTCATGGGAAGTCTAACTTTCGCGGTTTCTCCCTTCTTTGTTTACTTTACTCGTGTTGTTTTACCTGATCCGACCGCTGTTGCTTTTGCGATGAGTTCAATATTCTTCCTTTATTTGTTCACTGAAAATCAAAAAAATAGGAGGCTTTCTTTACTGTGGTATTTTATTTCACTCATATGCTTTGCGTTAGCAGTATTGGTAAAGCCAACTACCATTTTTTACGCTGTTCCATTAGGGTACCTGTTTATTCGCACTTACACCTGGGATGTTCTTAAAAAACCATTAATCTATATATTCTGGATACTAGCGTTCGTACCATTACTTCTTTGGAGACAGTATATTCTACAGTTCCCAGAAGGAATACCAGCAAGCGAATGGCTCTTTACCTCTGTAAACACAGCCGGTGGACTCCAAAATATTTTCTTTAAACCATCATTCTTTCGATGGATCTTTTTTGAACGGATCAATAACCTACTTCTTGGAGGCTTTTTAACTCCTTTTTTTATTCTTGGCGCACTATCTAGGCAGAAACGATATTTGTCCCATTCTATTCTTCTTGGTTCCTTAGCCTTCCTATTCATTTTTCAAGGAGGAAATGTTCAGCATGAGTACTACCAGACTATGATATTTCCAGCTCTCGCAATGTTTGTTGGTATTGGCATATCATATCTGCATACTCATTCACGTCAGTTCATATCTTCAACCATACTTATTCCGGTTATTATGGCACTTTACATTTTTTCCGTATTCATTTCCTACTATACCGTTCGTAACTACTATAACTATTCCGGTGAGCTTGTACAAATCTCAAAAATAGTTCGAACTCTAACCTCAAGAAATGATCTCATTGTGACGGATACTCTTGGAGATACTACTCTTCTCTATTTATCAGAACGAAGGGGAGCACCTGCTGTATATAAAGATCTTACAGTGCTTAAGCATGATGGTTATAAATATTTTGTAACTCAGAAGATTGATGTTGCCGATGAAATTATATCGCATAAAACGCATACTCCAATTTTTAGAAGCGATAAGTTTGTAGTATTCGAACTGTAA